In Vigna unguiculata cultivar IT97K-499-35 chromosome 3, ASM411807v1, whole genome shotgun sequence, a single genomic region encodes these proteins:
- the LOC114176085 gene encoding nodulin-related protein 1-like: MASEETQNKATTEQSSSELLASAKLVADAAQSTLRNESDKVDKAKVAGAAGDLLDAAGKYGKLDEQKGVGQYVDKAADYLHGYKDKAAAPSQSEDSKPQEGGGLAGGIANLAGGFFK; the protein is encoded by the coding sequence ATGGCTTCGGAAGAAACCCAGAACAAAGCGACAACAGAGCAGTCGAGCAGCGAGCTTCTGGCGAGCGCGAAGCTGGTGGCGGACGCGGCGCAGTCGACGCTCCGGAACGAAAGCGACAAGGTGGACAAGGCGAAGGTGGCGGGGGCGGCGGGGGACCTGCTTGACGCGGCGGGGAAGTATGGGAAACTGGACGAGCAGAAGGGCGTAGGACAGTACGTGGACAAAGCTGCCGATTATCTGCATGGGTACAAGGACAAGGCTGCTGCACCTTCTCAATCTGAAGATTCCAAACCTCAAGAGGGTGGTGGTTTGGCCGGTGGTATTGCAAATTTGGCTGGAGGATTTTTCAAGTAG
- the LOC114175345 gene encoding protein MAIN-LIKE 1-like, which produces MVRTRGAHRGGSSSSHAEAFEQKPRQRPTASIRRRGKGHHRESGPSSHGEAGSSTSHGEAGPSSSTPIDIHEEQENIIHHEEVVAGQDHDVLGGFPGGPEDTSLLTGFANHVACAIWDGQDRVDMKLVSHGKKLKRFGVCHAVVKPFVQNSGLMPLCDIIYEYPDKGLIQAFVERWHRETDNFHLPFGEMTVTLDDIFVLLHLPIVGGLLSNEALDFDVALECVIDLLGVELSKASSELNHFRGPHSASSINVSYLNMFADLQSCGRFAWGTIALTHLYEQLSDASLAHTKQLVGYLTLLQSWIYEHFPGLGRKQVLDNYDEQRPRATHYVTPRLNCTLVEVRAQLDALT; this is translated from the exons ATGGTTAGGACAAGAGGAGCACATCGTGGTGGCTCAAGTTCTTCACATGCTGAGGCTTTTGAGCAAAAGCCTAGACAAAGACCTACTGCATCTATTCGCAGAAGAGGTAAGGGTCATCATAGAGAGAGTGGTCCATCATCTCATGGGGAAGCTGGTTCATCAACTAGTCATGGAGAAGCTGGTCCATCATCATCAACTCCTATTGATATTCATGAAGAGCAAGAAAATATAATTCACCATGAGGAGGTTGTTGCGGGGCAGGACCATGATGTTTTAGGAGGATTTCCTGGAGGACCTGAGGATACGTCTTTGTTGACCGGATTTGCTAATCATGTTGCATGTGCTATTTGGGATGGCCAA GACCGAGTGGACATGAAGTTAGTGTCCCATGGCAAGAAATTGAAAAGATTTGGAGTTTGTCATGCAGTTGTTAAGCCATTTGTTCAAAATTCAGGATTGATGCCACTATGTgatataatatatgaatatcCTGATAAGGGTCTCATACAAGCTTTTGTTGAGAGGTGGCATAGAGAGACTGACAACTTTCATCTTCCTTTTGGAGAGATGACTGTGACATTAGACGACATCTTTGTCCTTCTCCATTTGCCTATAGTTGGAGGGCTTTTAAGCAATGAAGCATTAGACTTCGATGTTGCTCTTGAGTGTGTGATTGATCTTTTAGGCGTTGAACTGTCAAAGGCATCATCTGAGTTGAATCATTTTCGCGGTCCCCAT AGCGCTTCCTCCATCAACGTCTCGTACCTCAATATGTTTGCAGATCTGCAGTCTTGTGGAAGGTTTGCATGGGGAACTATTGCATTGACACATCTTTATGAGCAGCTTAGCGATGCCAGTCTTGCCCACACCAAGCAATTAGTTGGATATCTTACTCTTTTACAg AGTTGGATATATGAGCACTTCCCAGGATTGGGAAGGAAGCAAGTACTGGATAACTATGATGAACAGAGACCTCGGGCGACACATTATGTGACACCGAGACTgaattgtactttggttgaggTTAGGGCACAATTAGATGCACTTACGTAA